From Xenopus laevis strain J_2021 chromosome 7L, Xenopus_laevis_v10.1, whole genome shotgun sequence, one genomic window encodes:
- the cacng7.L gene encoding voltage-dependent calcium channel gamma-7 subunit isoform X2 — protein MSNCSSRALTLLSSVFGACGLLLVGIAVSTDYWLHMEEGIVLQQNQTTEVKMALHAGLWRVCFVAGQEKGRCVASEFFHGPDTDIVTENTANILKTIRSATPFPMVSLFLVFTAFVISNIGHIRPQRTILAFVSGIFFILSGLSLIVGLVLYISSINDEVMNRPSSSEQYFHYRYGWSFAFAASSFLLKEGAGVMSVYLFTKRYAEEEMYRPHPAFYRPRLSDCSDYSGRQETRIPRGNRQ, from the exons ATGAGTAATTGCAGCAGCCGGGCATTGACCCTACTCAGTAGTGTCTTTGGGGCATGTGGTCTCCTTCTAGTAGGTATAGCTGTAAGCACTGATTACTGGCTCCACATGGAAGAGGGGATTGTTCTACAACAGAACCAGACAACAGAAGTAAAGATGGCTCTTCACGCAGGACTTTGGAGGGTGTGTTTTGTAGCTG GTCAGGAGAAAGGTCGCTGCGTAGCATCGGAATTTTTCCACGGGCCTGATACCGATATTGTTACGGAAAATACAGCAAACATACTCA AGACAATCCGCAGTGCCACCCCATTTCCAATGGTCAGCCTTTTTCTTGTGTTCACGGCCTTTGTAATAAGTAACATTGGGCATATTCGGCCCCAGAGAACCATTCTTGCTTTTGTTTCTGGAATCTTCTTTATACTATCTG GTCTTTCCTTGATAGTGGGTTTGGTCCTCTACATCTCAAGCATCAATGACGAAGTCATGAACCGGCCCAGTAGCTCAGAACAGTATTTTCATTATCGCTATGGATGGTCTTTTGCATTTGCAGCTTCATCATTTCTCCTGAAAGAG GGTGCTGGTGTAATGTCCGTCTACCTTTTCACCAAACgctatgctgaagaggaaatgtacCGTCCCCACCCTGCCTTCTACCGACCCCGGCTCAGCGACTGCTCCGACTACTCAG
- the cacng7.L gene encoding voltage-dependent calcium channel gamma-7 subunit isoform X1: MSNCSSRALTLLSSVFGACGLLLVGIAVSTDYWLHMEEGIVLQQNQTTEVKMALHAGLWRVCFVAGQEKGRCVASEFFHGPDTDIVTENTANILKTIRSATPFPMVSLFLVFTAFVISNIGHIRPQRTILAFVSGIFFILSGLSLIVGLVLYISSINDEVMNRPSSSEQYFHYRYGWSFAFAASSFLLKEGAGVMSVYLFTKRYAEEEMYRPHPAFYRPRLSDCSDYSGQFLHPEVWHRGRSPSDISSDVSIQMTQNYPPAIKYPDHIHISTSPC; the protein is encoded by the exons ATGAGTAATTGCAGCAGCCGGGCATTGACCCTACTCAGTAGTGTCTTTGGGGCATGTGGTCTCCTTCTAGTAGGTATAGCTGTAAGCACTGATTACTGGCTCCACATGGAAGAGGGGATTGTTCTACAACAGAACCAGACAACAGAAGTAAAGATGGCTCTTCACGCAGGACTTTGGAGGGTGTGTTTTGTAGCTG GTCAGGAGAAAGGTCGCTGCGTAGCATCGGAATTTTTCCACGGGCCTGATACCGATATTGTTACGGAAAATACAGCAAACATACTCA AGACAATCCGCAGTGCCACCCCATTTCCAATGGTCAGCCTTTTTCTTGTGTTCACGGCCTTTGTAATAAGTAACATTGGGCATATTCGGCCCCAGAGAACCATTCTTGCTTTTGTTTCTGGAATCTTCTTTATACTATCTG GTCTTTCCTTGATAGTGGGTTTGGTCCTCTACATCTCAAGCATCAATGACGAAGTCATGAACCGGCCCAGTAGCTCAGAACAGTATTTTCATTATCGCTATGGATGGTCTTTTGCATTTGCAGCTTCATCATTTCTCCTGAAAGAG GGTGCTGGTGTAATGTCCGTCTACCTTTTCACCAAACgctatgctgaagaggaaatgtacCGTCCCCACCCTGCCTTCTACCGACCCCGGCTCAGCGACTGCTCCGACTACTCAGGTCAGTTTCTTCACCCTGAGGTATGGCATCGTGGCCGCAGTCCTTCAGACATCTCCAGTGATGTGTCAATCCAGATGACTCAAAACTATCCGCCAGCCATCAAGTATCCAGATCACATACACATATCTACGTCACCCTGCTAG